The following are encoded in a window of Deinococcus aerophilus genomic DNA:
- a CDS encoding FtsW/RodA/SpoVE family cell cycle protein, translated as MSLQLLIAQVLLMVLGLLAVATARPDLIVDHGFKTLLALGVTFAVARLPPRTFLRLGPPVWLFTLLLLFLVLIIGVGTETSSGTKRWLDFGGPFRFQPSEMAKLGLVMMLASFFSRRGVQNKLVSATVMILLTTGLIFMEPDLGSSVLMFGLGIILMYAAGVRISNISGFMLALGLVAIPIFGSYLEKHPYILERWQGHQARGDEAGMGLDQIGFAHRDLNFGGLWGLGPDGPRYQYFAAHTDMIVASVGFTSGLLGVAMLLFSYWLIVSTALQASQLAARIRPMSPEIHGASILATGAMFMIVGQAFVNLAVAAGFFPVTGVPLPLVSYGFSSMITMSIALGIIHSALREVRRNLPQTTPVAEADVVALPAD; from the coding sequence ATGAGCCTGCAACTGCTTATTGCGCAGGTGCTGCTGATGGTCTTGGGGCTGCTGGCGGTGGCCACCGCCCGCCCGGACCTGATCGTGGACCACGGTTTCAAGACGCTGCTGGCCCTGGGAGTTACCTTTGCAGTGGCCCGCCTGCCGCCCCGCACCTTTCTGCGGCTGGGACCGCCGGTATGGTTGTTTACCCTGTTGCTGCTGTTTCTGGTGCTGATCATCGGGGTGGGCACAGAAACCAGCAGCGGCACCAAACGCTGGCTGGATTTCGGCGGGCCGTTCCGCTTTCAGCCGTCCGAGATGGCCAAGCTGGGGCTGGTGATGATGCTCGCGTCCTTCTTCTCGCGCCGCGGCGTGCAGAACAAGCTGGTCAGCGCCACCGTCATGATCCTGCTCACCACCGGGCTGATCTTCATGGAGCCGGACCTGGGCAGCAGCGTGCTGATGTTCGGGCTGGGCATCATCCTGATGTACGCCGCCGGGGTCCGCATCAGCAACATCAGCGGCTTTATGCTGGCGCTGGGGCTGGTCGCCATTCCCATCTTCGGAAGCTACCTGGAAAAACATCCCTACATCCTGGAGCGCTGGCAGGGCCACCAAGCGCGCGGCGACGAGGCGGGGATGGGCCTGGACCAGATCGGCTTCGCGCACCGTGACCTGAACTTCGGCGGGCTGTGGGGCCTGGGGCCGGACGGACCGCGCTACCAGTACTTCGCCGCCCACACCGACATGATTGTCGCGTCGGTGGGCTTCACGTCGGGGCTGCTGGGGGTCGCCATGCTGCTGTTCAGCTACTGGCTGATCGTGTCCACCGCCCTGCAGGCCTCGCAGCTCGCCGCCCGCATCCGGCCCATGTCGCCCGAGATCCACGGCGCGAGCATCCTGGCCACCGGGGCCATGTTCATGATCGTGGGGCAGGCCTTCGTGAACCTGGCGGTCGCCGCCGGGTTCTTCCCGGTAACCGGCGTGCCGCTGCCGCTGGTGAGCTACGGATTTTCCAGCATGATCACCATGAGCATCGCGCTGGGCATCATCCACTCGGCCCTGCGCGAGGTCCGGCGCAACCTGCCCCAGACCACCCCGGTGGCCGAGGCCGACGTGGTGGCCCTGCCCGCCGACTGA
- the murD gene encoding UDP-N-acetylmuramoyl-L-alanine--D-glutamate ligase, producing the protein MDGGGEQTEVLIYGLGRSGRGVARFLACEGWRAGWHDARPSPEDEALMAELGFARGDLDAGYATVVAAPGVPIDHPDLEALRARGAEVIGEVALAARLRPDLPLVGVTGTAGKGGTTVLTAHLLRACGVNALEGGNIDPPLLDVVDHAEVAVAELSSFQLERVPGLRLPVAVITNLGLDHLDRHRTEAAYHTAKLNITAGQEAGDVLIVPEGLTVQTRAEVRRFSPERLALQDGEEVLPVAELPEGIHPANAAAALLAAEALLHRLRRPVQRSVLADALRAAQPVAGRFETVARRGGVRFINDSIATRTIAVQAALERSTPPVVWLVGGRDKGADLAPLREAARGRVVRVIAFGEDGEALARGLELPFTAVQGPDGDETMRRAVGAAVQVLEGSPEGTVLLAPVGTSFDQFRDYAQRGESFRRAVEALEALQAPPNAPEATA; encoded by the coding sequence ATGGATGGTGGGGGAGAGCAGACGGAAGTGTTGATTTACGGCCTGGGCCGCAGTGGGCGCGGCGTGGCCCGTTTCCTGGCGTGTGAGGGATGGCGGGCCGGGTGGCACGACGCCCGTCCTTCGCCCGAGGACGAGGCGCTGATGGCCGAGCTGGGCTTCGCGCGGGGCGATCTGGACGCAGGGTACGCGACTGTGGTGGCCGCGCCCGGCGTGCCCATTGACCACCCCGATCTGGAGGCGCTGCGGGCACGCGGGGCGGAGGTGATCGGGGAGGTCGCGCTGGCCGCCCGTCTGCGCCCGGATCTGCCTCTCGTCGGCGTGACCGGCACGGCGGGCAAGGGCGGCACCACCGTCCTGACGGCGCACCTGCTGCGGGCGTGCGGCGTGAATGCGCTGGAGGGCGGCAACATAGACCCGCCGCTGCTGGACGTGGTGGATCACGCCGAGGTCGCGGTGGCCGAGCTGTCGAGCTTTCAGCTGGAGCGGGTGCCGGGGCTGCGGCTGCCGGTGGCGGTCATCACCAACCTGGGCCTCGACCATCTGGACCGCCACCGCACCGAGGCGGCCTACCACACCGCCAAGCTGAACATCACGGCGGGGCAGGAGGCCGGGGACGTGCTGATCGTGCCTGAAGGCCTGACCGTGCAGACGCGGGCGGAGGTGCGCCGGTTCTCGCCGGAGCGGCTGGCCCTGCAGGATGGGGAAGAGGTGTTGCCGGTGGCCGAACTGCCCGAGGGCATTCACCCGGCGAATGCCGCCGCCGCGCTGCTCGCCGCCGAGGCGCTGCTGCACCGGCTGCGCCGCCCGGTGCAGCGGAGCGTGCTGGCCGACGCCCTGCGTGCGGCGCAGCCGGTGGCCGGCCGCTTCGAGACGGTGGCGCGGCGCGGCGGGGTACGCTTTATCAACGACAGCATCGCTACGCGCACCATTGCCGTGCAGGCCGCGCTGGAACGCTCGACGCCCCCGGTGGTCTGGCTGGTGGGCGGGCGCGACAAGGGAGCCGACCTTGCCCCGCTGCGTGAGGCGGCGCGGGGCCGCGTGGTCCGGGTGATCGCCTTCGGCGAGGACGGCGAGGCGCTGGCCCGTGGGCTGGAGCTGCCGTTTACCGCCGTGCAGGGACCGGACGGTGACGAGACCATGCGCCGGGCGGTGGGGGCGGCCGTGCAGGTGCTGGAGGGGTCGCCGGAGGGCACGGTCCTGCTGGCCCCGGTGGGTACCAGCTTCGACCAGTTCCGGGACTATGCCCAGCGCGGCGAGAGTTTTCGGCGGGCGGTGGAGGCCCTCGAAGCCCTGCAGGCACCGCCGAACGCACCGGAGGCAACGGCATGA
- the trmFO gene encoding methylenetetrahydrofolate--tRNA-(uracil(54)-C(5))-methyltransferase (FADH(2)-oxidizing) TrmFO: MTSSPPTITIIGAGLAGSEAALAAANLGVRVRLHEMRPVKMTPAHRSGGFAELVCSNSLGGEGEMQSKGLLQAELRSVGGAIVTAADASKLPAGNALAVERDEFSARVTDAVRGHPLITVVPGEVEAVPEGIAVIASGPLTGDALAADVARVTGSERLSFYDAAAPVIAFESIDMTVCWRAGRYDQSADYINCPFTKDEYLAFFGALENARSHTPHDWEHLEFFEGCMPIEEIARRGVDTPRFGPMSPKGLDDPRTGRWPYAVAQLRQEDREGRLWSLVGFQTSLKWGDQKAVVQLIPGLQNAEIVRYGVMHRNTYLNAPQVLENTLALKADPQKFVAGVLAGTEGYLESAGTGWLAGTNAARLALGQAPLTPPEESMLGGLVRYLASANPKNFQPMNVNWALVPELPAPEPGPSGKVRKLGKREKRPVMFRRGLSAFMDWARDEAGLSVAPPPVPHQKETPEAQAQPVLR; encoded by the coding sequence ATGACGTCTTCTCCTCCCACCATCACCATCATCGGCGCGGGCCTGGCCGGGTCCGAGGCCGCGCTGGCCGCCGCGAACCTCGGCGTGCGCGTGCGCCTGCACGAGATGCGGCCCGTGAAAATGACCCCGGCCCACCGCTCGGGCGGTTTTGCCGAGCTGGTGTGCAGCAATTCGCTGGGCGGCGAGGGCGAGATGCAGAGCAAGGGACTGCTGCAGGCCGAACTGCGCAGCGTGGGCGGCGCCATCGTGACGGCGGCAGACGCCTCCAAACTGCCCGCCGGAAACGCGCTGGCCGTCGAGCGCGACGAGTTCAGCGCGCGCGTGACCGACGCCGTGCGCGGCCATCCCCTGATCACCGTGGTGCCCGGTGAGGTGGAGGCCGTGCCGGAGGGCATCGCCGTGATCGCCTCCGGCCCGCTGACGGGTGACGCGTTGGCCGCCGATGTCGCCCGCGTGACCGGCTCCGAGCGCCTGAGCTTCTATGACGCCGCCGCCCCGGTGATCGCTTTTGAGAGCATCGACATGACCGTGTGCTGGCGGGCCGGGCGCTACGATCAGAGTGCCGATTACATCAACTGCCCCTTTACCAAGGACGAGTACCTGGCCTTCTTCGGCGCCCTGGAAAACGCCCGCAGCCACACGCCGCACGACTGGGAACACCTGGAATTCTTCGAGGGCTGCATGCCCATCGAGGAGATCGCCCGCCGGGGCGTGGACACTCCCCGCTTCGGGCCGATGTCGCCCAAGGGGCTGGACGACCCGCGCACCGGGCGCTGGCCCTACGCGGTGGCGCAGCTGCGCCAGGAGGACCGCGAGGGCCGGCTGTGGTCCCTGGTGGGCTTCCAGACCAGCCTGAAGTGGGGCGACCAGAAGGCGGTGGTGCAGCTGATTCCTGGCCTGCAGAACGCCGAGATCGTCCGTTACGGCGTGATGCACCGCAACACCTACCTCAATGCCCCGCAGGTGCTGGAGAACACGCTGGCCCTGAAGGCGGACCCGCAGAAATTCGTGGCTGGCGTGCTCGCGGGCACCGAGGGCTATCTGGAATCGGCGGGGACCGGCTGGCTGGCGGGGACCAACGCCGCGCGGCTGGCGCTGGGCCAGGCCCCCCTGACCCCGCCCGAAGAGTCTATGCTCGGCGGCCTGGTGCGCTACCTGGCCAGCGCCAACCCCAAGAATTTCCAGCCCATGAACGTCAACTGGGCGCTGGTCCCCGAGCTGCCCGCGCCGGAGCCGGGGCCGAGTGGCAAGGTCCGCAAGCTGGGCAAGCGTGAGAAACGTCCAGTGATGTTCCGCCGCGGGCTGAGCGCCTTCATGGACTGGGCGCGGGACGAGGCGGGCCTGAGCGTGGCCCCACCCCCCGTGCCGCATCAGAAGGAAACCCCTGAGGCGCAGGCCCAGCCCGTGCTGCGCTGA
- a CDS encoding YdcF family protein produces MLGGAATGAALGVLAAFLGEVRAPGGLLLGLIGAAGLAGAFAPSRRVLFVGAGLISLLVSLCLLTPALRLPLQALSVSQPPQRADAIVVLGGGVQCGTRALEASSLTRLVRGLELWRAGYAPTITVSEQSDVFSATCPKMSVIEREYIRALYPQGGPQVVTLHNVTTTRDEAARVRDLAAARGWARVLLVTTPSHSRRARGIFEAQGVEVISATASETRYDPTLPLPSDRLYALRAVLYEGLSRLKEELGGTPER; encoded by the coding sequence GTGCTGGGCGGCGCGGCCACCGGGGCGGCGCTGGGGGTGCTTGCCGCCTTCCTGGGCGAGGTGCGCGCCCCCGGGGGTCTTCTGCTGGGCCTGATCGGCGCCGCAGGGCTGGCCGGGGCCTTTGCCCCCAGCCGCCGGGTGCTGTTCGTGGGAGCGGGGCTGATCTCTCTGCTCGTGTCGCTGTGCCTGCTCACGCCCGCGCTGCGTCTGCCGCTGCAGGCCCTGAGCGTCTCGCAGCCCCCGCAGAGGGCCGACGCCATCGTGGTGCTGGGGGGCGGCGTGCAGTGCGGTACGCGGGCGCTGGAGGCGAGCAGCCTGACCCGGCTGGTGCGCGGCCTGGAGCTGTGGCGGGCCGGGTACGCGCCCACCATCACGGTCTCCGAGCAGTCCGATGTCTTTTCGGCCACCTGTCCCAAGATGAGCGTCATCGAGCGCGAATACATCCGGGCGCTGTATCCGCAGGGCGGCCCGCAGGTCGTCACCCTGCACAACGTCACCACCACGCGCGACGAGGCCGCCCGCGTGCGGGATCTGGCGGCGGCGCGCGGCTGGGCACGGGTGCTGCTCGTCACCACCCCCAGCCACTCGCGCCGCGCGCGCGGCATCTTTGAGGCCCAGGGAGTGGAGGTCATCAGCGCGACCGCCTCCGAGACGCGCTACGACCCGACCCTGCCGCTGCCTTCTGACCGGTTGTACGCCCTGAGGGCCGTGCTGTACGAGGGTCTCTCGCGGCTCAAGGAGGAGCTGGGGGGAACGCCGGAGCGCTGA
- a CDS encoding mechanosensitive ion channel family protein, with amino-acid sequence MANAVDTSRLLGVDTISGIVRGAWNEAVQAALQYGPTLVVALALVVLYSLVFWGMSRLLHGMVKRMVPPDARPLTHRILRTVLRLTLVMLVLVSLSALFVPLAPYGPAVFRVYALLLLLYVGWGLIQRFVSQQTERWGLDASLELLLRNVVQAVWAVVGLYLIFQQFGVNLLPILGGLGVVGLAVGFAAQDILANLISGVTLLLDRPFRIGDWIRVKDQEGQVSGLTLRTTRIRTRDNEFVSIPNKEVAGAVVVNLSAGGPLRLNVLIGVEYKERVEDVRRVLLGVLAQHPRVEPEPAPLVLVRELNSSSVDVIMRFWVSEANIASYPVVTMQITEAAKEALQASGMDIPFPHLQLHIDGAKGLEALLPAALGRPAMPERGEP; translated from the coding sequence ATGGCAAATGCAGTGGACACTTCCCGCCTGCTGGGTGTGGACACCATCTCCGGCATCGTGCGCGGCGCCTGGAACGAGGCGGTCCAGGCAGCGCTGCAGTACGGCCCAACGCTGGTGGTGGCGCTCGCGCTTGTGGTTCTCTACTCGCTGGTGTTCTGGGGAATGTCCCGGCTGCTGCACGGCATGGTCAAGCGGATGGTCCCCCCCGACGCCCGGCCCCTGACCCACCGTATTCTGCGCACGGTCCTGCGCCTGACCCTGGTGATGCTGGTGCTTGTCTCGCTCTCGGCGCTGTTCGTGCCGCTGGCTCCGTACGGACCGGCGGTGTTCCGGGTCTATGCACTGCTGCTGCTGCTGTACGTGGGCTGGGGCCTAATCCAGCGCTTTGTGTCCCAGCAGACCGAGCGCTGGGGGCTGGACGCCAGCCTGGAACTGCTGCTTAGGAACGTTGTTCAGGCGGTGTGGGCGGTGGTGGGTCTGTACCTGATCTTCCAGCAGTTCGGCGTGAACCTGCTGCCCATCCTGGGCGGGCTGGGGGTGGTGGGACTGGCGGTGGGCTTCGCCGCGCAGGACATCCTCGCCAACCTGATCAGCGGCGTGACCCTGCTGCTCGACCGGCCCTTTCGCATCGGCGACTGGATCCGCGTGAAGGACCAGGAAGGCCAGGTCAGCGGCCTGACCCTGCGCACCACCCGCATCCGCACCCGCGACAACGAATTTGTCAGCATTCCCAACAAGGAGGTGGCCGGCGCGGTGGTGGTGAACCTCTCGGCGGGCGGGCCGCTGCGCCTGAACGTGCTGATCGGTGTGGAATACAAGGAGCGGGTGGAGGACGTGCGCCGTGTGCTGCTGGGGGTGCTCGCGCAGCATCCCCGGGTGGAGCCGGAACCGGCCCCCCTGGTTCTCGTCCGCGAACTGAACAGTTCCAGCGTGGACGTGATCATGCGTTTCTGGGTCAGCGAGGCCAACATCGCCTCCTATCCGGTGGTCACCATGCAGATCACCGAGGCCGCCAAGGAAGCGCTGCAGGCCAGCGGCATGGACATCCCCTTTCCCCACCTGCAACTGCACATCGACGGGGCCAAAGGGCTGGAAGCGCTGTTGCCCGCCGCGCTGGGCCGTCCGGCCATGCCGGAGCGCGGGGAGCCTTGA
- a CDS encoding DUF305 domain-containing protein, giving the protein MSRTASVRRNVLLAALLALVALLTVLLFLPRQGGGRGPAEASTEVRFVREMIQHHAQAVDMATRIRERSRDEAVRTLALDIMLSQQEQIGQMRGWLTLWGRPWGGVGMGAQHALSMGMASPEQVAALDTLPPAEADVAFLQLMTRHHQGALQMAGPAVAAGVRPEVQALARQIQAGQAAEVRTMTDMLRARNAEPLPPPSMGDMQH; this is encoded by the coding sequence ATGTCCCGCACCGCTTCCGTTCGCAGAAACGTCCTTCTTGCCGCGCTGCTCGCGCTGGTGGCCCTGCTGACGGTTCTGCTGTTCCTTCCCCGTCAGGGGGGAGGCCGGGGCCCCGCCGAAGCCAGCACCGAGGTCCGTTTTGTGCGCGAGATGATCCAGCACCACGCCCAGGCGGTCGACATGGCCACCCGCATCCGCGAGCGCAGCCGGGACGAGGCCGTGCGCACGCTGGCGCTGGACATCATGCTCTCACAGCAGGAGCAGATCGGGCAGATGCGCGGCTGGTTGACGCTGTGGGGCCGGCCCTGGGGTGGGGTGGGCATGGGCGCGCAGCACGCCCTGAGCATGGGCATGGCCTCCCCGGAGCAGGTGGCCGCCCTGGACACCCTGCCGCCCGCCGAGGCCGACGTGGCCTTTTTGCAGCTCATGACCCGCCACCATCAGGGGGCGCTGCAGATGGCCGGGCCCGCCGTGGCCGCGGGCGTGCGCCCCGAGGTGCAGGCGCTGGCCCGCCAGATTCAGGCGGGTCAGGCCGCAGAGGTCAGAACCATGACGGATATGCTGCGGGCGCGGAATGCCGAGCCTCTGCCCCCCCCATCAATGGGCGACATGCAGCACTGA
- a CDS encoding VOC family protein yields MLRVGSIVWGVEDVARGVAFWRAALDCVPREAPEADWAVLLPREGHGVQLALKRVTSQAASHRRHHLDLYAADQAAEVARLMALGARRVEWRYEPDADYVVLTGPDGNRFCVIQKDPAWFER; encoded by the coding sequence ATGCTGAGGGTCGGCTCCATCGTCTGGGGAGTGGAAGATGTGGCGCGCGGGGTTGCCTTCTGGCGGGCGGCCCTGGACTGCGTTCCGCGCGAGGCGCCGGAGGCCGACTGGGCAGTACTTCTGCCCCGTGAGGGCCACGGCGTGCAACTCGCCCTCAAGCGCGTGACTTCCCAGGCGGCCAGTCACCGGCGGCACCATCTGGACCTGTATGCCGCCGATCAGGCGGCGGAGGTGGCCCGCCTGATGGCCCTGGGCGCGCGGCGGGTGGAGTGGCGCTATGAACCGGACGCGGATTATGTCGTGCTGACAGGCCCCGACGGCAACCGCTTCTGCGTGATTCAGAAGGATCCGGCGTGGTTCGAACGCTGA
- a CDS encoding GNAT family N-acetyltransferase, with translation MIRSLRATDLPDLLALLHWMDDSPEREVFAPDSRDVRELQLECEDSVCLVDEGEDGVQAYCALSPFRDGLVLEGPVGEGGNLRALLAQASRHTDGLPVYAFCARDNQPVRDALEAADFTPMHSTAFYAAPLDQVRAAAVPPDCGVVHALPIAEYRALFRAAEDAWAGRLDWTPEQYDAHFADDDVRLIALQRGARPVAFAELEFNAEQARADVTYLAVHPAERGQGLGRALLALAAAEARTRPEIKTLRVRAHDHMRPARALYARSGFTHCRSIVTYLRDGEEEA, from the coding sequence ATGATCCGTTCCCTGCGGGCCACCGATCTTCCCGACCTGCTTGCGCTGCTGCACTGGATGGACGATTCCCCCGAGCGCGAGGTCTTTGCTCCCGATTCCCGGGACGTGCGCGAACTGCAACTCGAATGCGAGGACAGCGTGTGTCTGGTGGATGAGGGCGAGGACGGTGTGCAGGCCTACTGCGCCCTTTCGCCCTTCCGCGACGGACTGGTGCTGGAGGGACCGGTAGGTGAGGGCGGCAACCTGCGCGCCCTGCTGGCCCAGGCCTCCCGGCACACCGACGGGCTGCCGGTTTACGCCTTCTGCGCCCGCGACAACCAGCCTGTGCGGGACGCGCTGGAGGCGGCAGATTTCACGCCCATGCACAGCACGGCCTTTTACGCCGCGCCGCTGGACCAGGTACGGGCGGCGGCCGTGCCGCCGGACTGTGGGGTGGTGCATGCCCTGCCCATCGCCGAGTACCGCGCCCTGTTCCGCGCCGCCGAGGACGCCTGGGCTGGCCGTCTGGACTGGACCCCCGAGCAGTACGACGCGCACTTTGCAGACGACGACGTGCGCCTGATCGCCTTGCAGCGCGGCGCGCGCCCGGTGGCCTTTGCAGAACTGGAGTTCAATGCCGAGCAGGCGCGCGCCGACGTGACCTACCTGGCGGTTCACCCCGCCGAGCGCGGTCAGGGACTGGGCCGCGCCCTGCTGGCCCTGGCCGCCGCCGAGGCCCGCACCCGTCCCGAGATCAAGACCCTGCGGGTGCGCGCACACGACCACATGCGCCCGGCCCGCGCGCTGTACGCCCGCTCGGGCTTTACCCACTGCCGCAGCATCGTGACGTACCTGCGGGACGGAGAAGAGGAGGCGTAG
- a CDS encoding DUF4258 domain-containing protein gives MTAPPRPELQTGTDLLALRAQLARAEKAARRAPTPPPVRAVRPAPVKPQREAELSGIATDDFNVARAHARLREAVYDGRYHLCPHAIGHARAEGFLEHDIMNVLLSGRVRAVYPEDRRWLVCGYFEACGVALPLHVVVQHARDGHLDIVTAFVPKHPHHIISRARLAVMLRYDDERIRAHTSSPGSRAGMRGRGRWKR, from the coding sequence CTGACGGCCCCGCCCCGCCCGGAACTTCAGACCGGCACCGATCTGCTTGCCCTGCGGGCCCAGCTCGCGCGCGCCGAGAAGGCGGCCCGGCGGGCGCCCACCCCGCCTCCCGTCCGCGCGGTGCGCCCGGCCCCGGTCAAACCCCAGCGTGAGGCCGAACTCTCGGGAATCGCCACCGACGACTTCAACGTAGCGCGTGCCCACGCCCGGCTGCGCGAGGCCGTGTACGACGGACGCTACCACCTGTGTCCGCACGCCATCGGCCATGCCCGGGCCGAGGGCTTTCTGGAACACGACATCATGAACGTGCTGCTCTCCGGGCGCGTCCGGGCCGTCTACCCGGAAGACCGGCGCTGGCTGGTCTGCGGGTATTTCGAGGCCTGCGGCGTGGCCCTGCCCCTGCACGTGGTCGTGCAGCACGCCCGCGACGGCCACCTGGATATCGTGACCGCCTTCGTGCCCAAGCACCCGCATCACATCATCAGCCGCGCCCGCCTGGCGGTGATGCTGCGCTACGACGACGAGCGGATCCGCGCCCACACCAGCTCGCCCGGCAGCCGGGCCGGGATGCGGGGCCGGGGACGCTGGAAACGCTGA
- a CDS encoding UBP-type zinc finger domain-containing protein has product MSTCTHLNSIREVTPSAHGCEECLKLGDSWVHLRLCLECGHVGCCDSSKNRHASAHFLATEHPLVQSAEPDEDWLYCYVDKVTLYPNQGHLWLGSWRK; this is encoded by the coding sequence ATGTCCACCTGCACCCACCTCAATTCGATCCGCGAAGTTACCCCCAGTGCCCACGGGTGTGAGGAATGCCTGAAGCTGGGCGACTCCTGGGTGCATCTGCGCCTCTGCCTGGAGTGCGGCCACGTGGGCTGCTGTGACTCATCCAAGAACAGACATGCCAGCGCGCACTTTCTTGCCACCGAACACCCGCTGGTGCAGAGCGCCGAGCCGGACGAGGACTGGCTGTACTGCTACGTCGACAAGGTCACGTTGTACCCCAATCAGGGGCACCTGTGGTTGGGCAGCTGGCGCAAATAA
- a CDS encoding MFS transporter, which yields MFARAQAWRTRTFSALSHPHYRRYWFSQLLSLVGSWMQATAQQYLVLELSGGSSAALGWVTVAQFTPSLLLSMFAGAMVDRLPRRRVLVATQLVLLITGLTLAVTTHMGVVSLPLVMALAFVSGCANAFDMPARQSMVVDFVPRSAVSNAVALNSLSFNVSRTLGQALFGVVAVLGIRLLAGGDAGNISRLALPFYLNVTSFAAVLYVLATLPFPARAGARRGRVLDDIGEGLRYVRGTPSVRNVMLLVGALSLTVINFNVIIPYYARVVFGAREATFGLLSASFGIGAMAGALWQASKPNPLRNLRYGAVILIVSSVVLALTPGPLLAVPVLAACGFGMLSLLVSANSSVQLTIPDHLRGRVMSLYSFVLVGMGPPGALLASRLIDQEGRLGSRWGLITLSVLGLLALLALWRRLPRQLVPPEPAEGPEVKIQAVSAD from the coding sequence GTGTTCGCGCGTGCCCAAGCGTGGCGCACGCGTACCTTCAGCGCGCTGAGCCACCCCCACTACCGCCGTTACTGGTTCTCGCAACTGCTGTCGCTGGTCGGCAGCTGGATGCAGGCCACCGCCCAGCAGTACTTGGTGCTGGAACTCTCGGGCGGCAGCAGCGCGGCGCTGGGCTGGGTCACGGTCGCGCAGTTCACGCCCAGCCTGCTGCTGTCCATGTTCGCCGGGGCCATGGTGGACCGCCTGCCCCGGCGCCGGGTGCTGGTCGCCACCCAGCTCGTGCTGCTGATCACCGGGCTGACGCTGGCGGTCACCACCCATATGGGCGTCGTATCGCTGCCGCTGGTGATGGCCCTGGCCTTCGTCTCGGGCTGTGCCAATGCCTTTGACATGCCCGCCCGCCAGAGCATGGTGGTGGATTTTGTGCCGCGCAGCGCCGTGTCGAACGCGGTGGCCCTCAACAGCCTGTCGTTCAATGTCAGCCGCACACTGGGGCAGGCGCTGTTCGGCGTGGTGGCGGTGCTGGGCATCCGGCTGCTCGCAGGGGGAGACGCGGGCAACATCTCCCGTCTGGCCCTGCCGTTTTACCTGAATGTCACCTCGTTCGCAGCCGTGCTGTACGTGCTCGCCACCCTGCCGTTTCCGGCGCGGGCTGGGGCGCGGCGCGGCCGGGTCCTGGATGACATTGGAGAGGGCCTGCGCTACGTGCGCGGCACCCCCAGCGTGCGCAACGTCATGCTGCTCGTCGGGGCCCTGAGCCTGACCGTGATCAACTTCAATGTGATCATCCCGTACTATGCCCGGGTGGTGTTCGGGGCGCGCGAGGCCACCTTCGGCCTGCTCTCGGCGTCCTTTGGCATCGGGGCGATGGCGGGGGCGCTGTGGCAGGCGAGCAAGCCCAATCCCCTGCGCAACCTGCGCTACGGCGCCGTGATCCTGATCGTATCCAGCGTGGTCCTGGCACTGACCCCCGGGCCGCTGCTCGCCGTACCGGTCTTGGCGGCGTGCGGTTTTGGCATGCTCAGCCTGCTGGTCAGCGCGAACAGCTCCGTGCAGTTGACCATTCCCGACCACCTGCGCGGGCGCGTCATGAGCCTGTATTCCTTTGTGCTCGTCGGCATGGGGCCGCCCGGCGCGCTGCTCGCCAGCCGCCTGATCGACCAGGAGGGCCGCCTGGGCTCGCGCTGGGGCCTGATCACCCTGAGCGTTCTGGGATTGCTCGCCCTGCTCGCGCTGTGGCGCCGACTGCCCCGCCAACTGGTGCCTCCCGAGCCGGCGGAGGGGCCCGAGGTCAAGATCCAGGCGGTTTCCGCCGACTGA